CAGCAATTTTGCTCAATCTTCTTCGTATTTACAAGGAAGAGGGGATTGCATTGCCAGTAACAACTCATTTTGCTTTTTCAGTCTTTGAAGAAGTGGGTCACGGTGCAAACTCCAATATTCCAAGTCAGGTAGTAGAATATCTGGCTGTAGATATGGGAGCTATGGGCGATGACCAGCAGACGGATGAGTATACAGTGTCTATCTGTGTCAAGGACGCTTCAGGTCCCTATCACTACGACTTCCGTCAACATTTAGTGGCTTTGGCAAAGGAGCAAGATATTCCATTTAAGCTCGACATTTATCCATTTTACGGCTCGGATGCTTCCGCAGCTATGTCAGCAGGAGCCGAGGTCAAGCATGCCCTCCTTGGAGCTGGTATCGAGTCCAGTCACTCTTACGAACGAACACACATTGATTCAGTAGTGGCGACTGAGCGTATGGTAGACGCCTATCTCAAGAGTGCATTGGTGGACTAATATGTGCTTGATTTGTCAAAGAATTGAATGGATCAAGGCAGGGGAAAATCCCTACTTTGTAAAAGAACTAGAAACAGGCTATGTTGTTATTGGAGACCACCAATACTTTAAGGGCTATACCTTATTTCTGGCAAAAGAGCATGTCGCAGAACTCCACCATATGGAGACTTCTGTAAAACTTTGTTTTCTAGAGGAAATGAGTTTGGTCCAAGAAGCTGTTGCCAAAACGTTTAAAGCTGAAAAGATGAACATTGAACTTCTAGGAAATGGAGATGCCCACGCTCACTGGCACCTATTTCCAAGACGGTCAGGTGATATGAGGGGTCATGGATTGAATGGCCGTGGTCCAGTCTGGTGGGTACCCTGGGAAGAAATGGCGGCAGAAGATTGCCAAGTGAAATCCCATGAGTTGGAACAAATGATTAAAGCCTTATCCGATGAATTAGAGAAGCACTTGGTCTAAGAGAGGAAGAAAAAATGAAAAAAAGATACATTGTTTTATCTGGTTTGCTGGCAGTAACCCTAGCAGCATGTTCTCAAGAAAAACCTAAAAATGAAGAAAACACTCAAAAAACGGAACAAACTAGTCAACCTGAAGGAACTGTAGGGAGCAAATCTCAAGCCTCTAGTCAGAAGAAAGCAGAAGTTGTCAATAAGGGAGACTACTATAGTATTCAAGGGAAGTACGATGAAATCGTCATAGCTAATAAGCACTATCCTTTGTCAAAAGACTATAATCCAGGAGAAAATCCAACAGCTAAAGCAGAGTTGCTGAAGCTCATTGCAGCAATGCAAGCAGCTGGCTACCCAATCAGCGATCACTACAGTGGTTTTAGAAGTTATGAAACCCAAACCAAACTTTATCAAGACTATGTGAATCAAGATGGGAAGGAAGCTGCAGATCGCTATTCAGCACGCCCAGGTTATAGTGAACACCAAACGGGTCTTGCTTTTGATTTGATTGGTACTAATGGAGAATTGGTAACAGAGGAGAAGGCAGCCCAGTGGCTCTTAGATCATGCGGCTGACTATGGCTTTGTTGTTCGCTATCTCAAAGGCAAGGAAAAAGAGACTGGCTACATGGCAGAAGAATGGCATCTTCGCTACGTTGGAAAAGAAGCCAAAGAAATTGCTGCAAGTGGTCTCAGTTTGGAAGAGTACTATGGCTTTGAAGGCGGAGATTACGTCGATTAAAAAAGTA
This window of the Streptococcus sp. D7B5 genome carries:
- a CDS encoding HIT family protein; the encoded protein is MCLICQRIEWIKAGENPYFVKELETGYVVIGDHQYFKGYTLFLAKEHVAELHHMETSVKLCFLEEMSLVQEAVAKTFKAEKMNIELLGNGDAHAHWHLFPRRSGDMRGHGLNGRGPVWWVPWEEMAAEDCQVKSHELEQMIKALSDELEKHLV
- the ldcB gene encoding LD-carboxypeptidase LdcB/DacB is translated as MKKRYIVLSGLLAVTLAACSQEKPKNEENTQKTEQTSQPEGTVGSKSQASSQKKAEVVNKGDYYSIQGKYDEIVIANKHYPLSKDYNPGENPTAKAELLKLIAAMQAAGYPISDHYSGFRSYETQTKLYQDYVNQDGKEAADRYSARPGYSEHQTGLAFDLIGTNGELVTEEKAAQWLLDHAADYGFVVRYLKGKEKETGYMAEEWHLRYVGKEAKEIAASGLSLEEYYGFEGGDYVD